In the genome of Pseudarthrobacter sp. IC2-21, one region contains:
- a CDS encoding glutathione peroxidase, translated as MTNLTKDGAVTSLYTIPLMLNDGTPTDFGRFKGNVVMVVNVASQCGLTPQYAGLETLYEKFRDQGFEILGVPCNQFAGQEPGTDGEIAEFCERNFGVTFPLTAKANVRGKDQHPLYAELTKFKTSVLPGLVKWNFEKFLISRTGEVVGRFAPTVVPDSPEILEAIQQALAEFDEPKSTSSHSKA; from the coding sequence ATGACCAACCTCACCAAGGACGGCGCTGTGACCTCTCTGTACACCATCCCGCTGATGCTCAACGACGGCACCCCGACTGACTTCGGCCGGTTCAAGGGAAACGTGGTGATGGTGGTCAACGTGGCGTCGCAGTGCGGCCTGACACCGCAATACGCCGGCCTCGAGACTCTCTATGAGAAGTTCCGGGACCAGGGGTTTGAGATCCTCGGCGTGCCGTGCAACCAGTTCGCGGGCCAGGAACCGGGCACGGACGGCGAGATCGCCGAGTTCTGCGAGCGGAACTTCGGCGTGACGTTCCCGCTGACCGCCAAGGCCAATGTGCGGGGCAAGGACCAGCATCCGCTCTACGCGGAACTGACCAAGTTCAAGACCAGCGTGCTGCCGGGCCTGGTCAAGTGGAACTTTGAGAAGTTCCTGATTAGCCGCACGGGTGAGGTGGTGGGACGCTTCGCCCCCACCGTAGTTCCCGACTCTCCGGAGATCCTCGAAGCAATTCAGCAGGCGCTGGCCGAATTTGATGAACCGAAGAGCACCTCATCTCATTCAAAAGCCTAA
- a CDS encoding phosphodiesterase, translating into MKHIEAEHPRPRHFLLHLSDPHLMGGPDPLYGAVDSEAKLIQLFDEVRASGARPEAVIFTGDLADQGHPEAYSKLRAIVDPACKDLGAQVIWAMGNHDNRANFRTGLLDQPASDSPVDHSYFVNGLRVITLDTSVPGYHHGELSTSQLEWLARELETPAPDGTILALHHPPVPSVLDLAVLVELRDQANLAAVVRNSDVRSILAGHLHYSTTATFAGIPVSVASATCYTQDLNVGVGGTRGQDGGQAFNLVHVYEHTIVHSVVPVGSMPTVGEHVTAEMSARRLAAAGVTIPEKAKVASPTKVALPYAT; encoded by the coding sequence ATGAAGCACATCGAGGCCGAACACCCCCGGCCGCGCCACTTCCTTCTTCACCTGAGCGACCCCCACCTGATGGGAGGTCCGGATCCCCTCTACGGCGCAGTTGACAGCGAAGCCAAGCTCATACAGCTTTTCGACGAAGTCCGGGCGTCCGGGGCCCGGCCCGAGGCCGTGATCTTCACCGGCGACCTTGCCGACCAGGGCCATCCCGAGGCGTATTCAAAGCTGCGGGCAATCGTGGACCCCGCGTGCAAGGACCTGGGTGCTCAGGTCATCTGGGCCATGGGCAACCACGACAACCGCGCCAACTTCCGCACCGGCCTGCTGGATCAGCCGGCCAGCGATTCACCCGTGGACCACAGCTACTTCGTCAACGGCTTGCGCGTCATCACGTTGGATACCTCAGTCCCGGGCTACCACCACGGTGAGCTGAGTACCTCACAGTTGGAGTGGCTGGCCCGCGAGCTGGAGACGCCGGCGCCCGACGGCACCATCCTTGCACTCCACCACCCGCCGGTTCCGTCCGTCCTGGATCTGGCCGTCCTGGTGGAACTGCGCGACCAGGCGAACCTGGCCGCAGTGGTCCGCAACTCGGACGTCCGGAGCATTCTCGCGGGGCACCTGCATTATTCAACCACCGCCACCTTTGCGGGCATTCCGGTGTCCGTGGCCTCAGCCACCTGTTACACGCAGGATCTTAACGTCGGTGTCGGCGGCACCCGTGGCCAGGACGGCGGCCAGGCGTTCAACCTGGTCCACGTGTACGAGCACACCATTGTTCACTCCGTGGTCCCGGTGGGGAGCATGCCCACCGTGGGCGAGCACGTTACCGCGGAAATGAGCGCCAGGCGC
- a CDS encoding oxygenase MpaB family protein, translated as MHNFLREWQGELKRVFTGSADALPEWVPGLADGNDAGYHLPGSAVWAVHGSMTPIVAGIRALLMQSLHPAALAGIHEHSDFRADPLRRLARTIQWIFTVTYGSTAAAEQASARVRRLHVPVQGSYSDRHGVRHTYSANDPDLARWVHLAFVDAFLAAHKIWGGSIPGGPDAYVREWAQAGRLMGVADPPLSEAEMKLQLDSYYSSGELLADSRVAETVGFIRNPPLYPMLRLGYRIFFAGAVYSLEPRFRQMLGLKVPRLGPFPLPVRLATKVTLGVVRLALGRGPGPSEQAARRRLRRLGYQAG; from the coding sequence ATGCACAATTTCCTCAGGGAATGGCAGGGCGAACTGAAGCGCGTCTTCACAGGAAGCGCGGACGCCCTGCCTGAGTGGGTTCCTGGGCTGGCGGACGGGAACGACGCCGGATATCACCTTCCGGGTTCAGCTGTCTGGGCGGTGCACGGGTCCATGACCCCGATCGTCGCCGGCATCCGCGCGCTGCTTATGCAGTCGCTGCACCCCGCCGCGTTGGCCGGCATCCACGAGCATTCCGATTTCCGCGCAGATCCGCTCAGAAGGCTCGCCCGGACCATCCAGTGGATCTTTACCGTCACGTACGGCTCCACAGCCGCCGCCGAGCAGGCTTCGGCCAGGGTACGGCGCCTGCACGTGCCGGTCCAGGGCAGCTATAGCGACCGGCACGGTGTCCGGCACACCTATTCGGCCAACGATCCCGACCTGGCCCGCTGGGTACACCTCGCGTTTGTGGACGCATTCCTTGCAGCCCACAAAATCTGGGGCGGCAGTATCCCCGGTGGTCCTGACGCGTACGTCCGTGAATGGGCCCAGGCGGGACGGCTGATGGGAGTGGCGGATCCGCCGCTGAGCGAAGCTGAGATGAAGCTGCAGCTGGACAGCTACTACAGCAGCGGCGAACTGCTGGCGGACAGCCGGGTGGCCGAGACCGTCGGCTTCATCCGCAACCCGCCACTGTACCCCATGCTCCGGCTGGGGTACCGGATTTTCTTCGCCGGCGCCGTCTACAGCCTGGAACCTCGCTTCCGCCAGATGCTGGGGCTCAAGGTTCCACGGCTGGGGCCCTTCCCGCTCCCGGTCAGGCTGGCCACCAAGGTGACCCTCGGCGTCGTACGCCTTGCCCTGGGGCGGGGCCCCGGACCAAGCGAGCAGGCCGCCCGGCGGCGGCTCCGCCGGCTCGGCTATCAGGCCGGGTAG